One Saccharomyces kudriavzevii IFO 1802 strain IFO1802 genome assembly, chromosome: 4 genomic region harbors:
- the SKDI04G2900 gene encoding uncharacterized protein (similar to Saccharomyces cerevisiae YDR061W; ancestral locus Anc_8.176) — translation MNSNKFVVRIADALFKSSLAKNTPPVYPQRIRHFEILPNEKWVIWGPGKSKFLNILSNKYICEPPLSLRFGFLMESSNILPRIEQVAFKGVLPTAHLSARYEYFKDDYDQTCKQFIFDKASGSNAVSYKVETNNRKINMKLYDVLIENLKLSSLQDQWVMGLSNGQMRRARLARSMLKEPDLLLIDDPFLGLDPSATATISQFLARYDNMDVNGDCPIVIGSRYQDTIPAWCTHVCCVDQQSGIVFQGSIKELQNKVDETKLIAQRELRQSRKTSFSKGDVSIDDLICVHPMFGKGDHEFIKMPHAIELDGLSVSYKGEAILENLHWKVQPGSKWHIRGDNGSGKSTLLSLLTAEHPQSWNSNVIENGVPRRTGKTNYFDINSKISMSSPELHAIFLKNAGRRLNTRESVATGYRDASSNNFLPIWKSLDKSVQSIVNMYLEYFGLDQIPDSFLFEQLTVSDQKLVLFVRSLIKMPQILILDEAFSGMEVEPMMRCHEFLEEWPGTVLVVAHVAEETPKCAHYLKLISPGEYEIGDINDN, via the coding sequence ATGAATAGCAACAAGTTTGTTGTACGAATAGCGGATGCACTTTTTAAGTCATCACTAGCCAAAAATACTCCACCTGTTTACCCACAAAGAATTagacattttgaaattttacccaatgaaaaatgggTTATATGGGGTCCTGGAAAGAGcaagtttttgaatatccttAGTAACAAATATATCTGTGAGCCTCCATTATCTTTGAGATTTGGATTTTTAATGGAAAGTTCGAACATCTTGCCAAGAATTGAACAAGTTGCTTTCAAGGGAGTTTTACCTACTGCTCATTTAAGTGCCAGATACGAATACTTCAAAGATGATTATGACCAAACATGCAAACAGTTTATATTTGACAAGGCAAGCGGATCAAATGCTGTTTCTTATAAAGTTGAAACAAACAATCGTAAAATAAACATGAAACTGTACGATGTTCTTATCGAGAACTTAAAACTGAGCAGTTTGCAAGATCAGTGGGTTATGGGACTAAGTAACGGGCAAATGAGGAGAGCAAGACTTGCTCGTAGCATGCTCAAGGAACCGGATTTACTGCTGATTGACGACCCATTTTTAGGGCTAGATCCAAGTGCAACAGCCACTATCTCACAATTTTTAGCTAGGTATGATAATATGGATGTAAACGGCGATTGCCCAATTGTCATTGGCTCAAGGTATCAAGACACTATTCCTGCATGGTGTACCCATGTATGTTGCGTTGATCAACAAAGCGGTATAGTGTTTCAAGGATCGATTAAAGAGCTCCAAAATAAAGTTGATGAAACCAAATTAATAGCACAAAGAGAATTACGACAGTCCAGAAAAACGAGCTTTTCCAAAGGAGACGTTTCCATCGATGATTTAATTTGTGTACATCCTATGTTTGGAAAGGGTGATCAcgaatttatcaaaatgcCTCACGCTATAGAATTAGACGGGCTGAGCGTTTCATATAAAGGCGAAgctattttggaaaatttgcaCTGGAAAGTTCAACCTGGTTCAAAGTGGCATATACGAGGAGACAACGGTTCGGGTAAATCGACCCTGCTATCTCTACTTACTGCAGAACATCCTCAATCGTGGAATTCAAATGTTATTGAAAACGGCGTTCCGCGGAGAACAGGTAAGACGAATTATTTTGACATTAATAGCAAAATAAGCATGTCATCGCCCGAGCTACACGCAATTTTCTTAAAAAATGCTGGAAGAAGGTTGAATACCCGGGAAAGTGTTGCAACTGGTTACCGTGATGCCTCTTCTAATAATTTCTTACCAATATGGAAATCTTTAGACAAGAGCGTCCAAAGCATTGTCAACATGTatttagaatattttgGTTTGGATCAGATTCCTGAtagttttttatttgaacaATTGACTGTAAGTGATCAGAAACTAGTTCTTTTTGTCAGAAGTTTGATCAAGATGCCACAAATATTAATTCTCGATGAGGCGTTTTCCGGGATGGAAGTGGAACCTATGATGCGTTGTcatgaatttttggaagaatgGCCTGGAACAGTTCTCGTAGTTGCACACGTTGCCGAGGAAACACCAAAGTGTGCCCATTACTTAAAACTCATATCTCCGGGAGAGTACGAAATTGGTGACATCAATGATAATTAG
- the LCB2 gene encoding serine C-palmitoyltransferase LCB2 (similar to Saccharomyces cerevisiae LCB2 (YDR062W); ancestral locus Anc_8.177), giving the protein MSTPANYTRVPLCEPEELPADIQRENEYGTLDSPEYLHQVKSRGGEPLPKPVIDTPPYYISLLTYLNYLILIILGHVHDFLGMTFQKSKHLDLLERDGLAPWYSNFESFYVRRIKLRIDDCFSRPTTGVPGRFIRCIDRISHNINEYFTYSGAVYPCMNLSSYNYLGFAQSKGQCTDAALESVDKYSIQSGGPVTQIGTTDLHVKAEKLVARFIGKDDAVIFSMGYGTNANLFNAFLDKKCLVISDELNHTSIRTGVRLSGAAVRTFKHGDMVGLEKLIREQIVLGQPKTNRPWKKILICVEGLFSMEGTLCNLPKLVELKKKYKCYLFIDEAHSIGAMGPTGRGVCEIFDIDPKDVDILMGTFTKSFGAAGGYIAADQAIIDGLRLNSTTVSYSESMPAPVLAQTISSLQTISGEMCPGQGTERLQRIAFNSRYLRLALQRLGFIVYGVADSPVIPLLLYCPSKMPAFSRMMLQRRIAVVVVAYPATPLIESRVRFCMSASLTKEDIDYLLRHVNEVGDKLNLKSNSGKSSYDGKRQRWDIEEVIKRTPHDCKEDKYFVN; this is encoded by the coding sequence ATGAGTACTCCTGCAAACTATACCCGCGTTCCTTTATGTGAACCGGAGGAACTTCCAGCAGATATACAACgagaaaatgaatatggTACGCTTGATTCTCCAGAGTACTTGCATCAAGTCAAATCACGTGGTGGTGAACCATTACCAAAACCAGTTATTGACACACCACCATAttacatttctttgttaACATATCTAAACTATTTGATTCTGATCATATTGGGTCATGTTCATGATTTCTTGGGTAtgacttttcaaaaaagtaagCATTTAGATCTTTTAGAACGTGACGGGCTAGCACCTTGGTATTCAAACTTCGAGAGTTTTTATGTCAGAAGAATTAAATTGAGAATTGATGATTGTTTTTCTAGACCAACTACTGGTGTTCCAGGTAGGTTTATTCGTTGTATCGATAGGATATCTCACAATATAAATGAGTATTTCACCTACTCAGGAGCAGTGTACCCATGCATGAACTTGTCGTCATATAATTATTTAGGCTTTGCGCAAAGTAAGGGTCAATGTACCGATGCTGCTTTAGAATCTGTCGACAAATATTCTATTCAATCCGGTGGTCCGGTAACTCAGATTGGTACAACAGATTTGCACGTTAAGGCTGAAAAATTAGTAGCCAGGTTCATTGGCAAAGATGATGCTGTGATCTTTTCAATGGGTTACGGTACAAATGCAAATTTATTCAACGCATTTTTGGACAAGAAATGTTTAGTAATCTCCGATGAACTAAATCACACCTCCATTAGAACTGGTGTTAGGTTATCAGGTGCTGCTGTGAGAACTTTCAAACATGGTGATATGGTGGGATTAGAAAAACTTATTAGAGAACAAATAGTACTTGGTCAACCGAAAACAAATCGTCCatggaagaaaatcttAATATGTGTTGAAGGGTTATTTTCCATGGAAGGTACGTTGTGTAATTTGCCAAAACTAgttgaattgaaaaagaaatataaatgTTATCTGtttattgatgaagctCATTCGATTGGTGCCATGGGTCCAACTGGGCGTGGTGTCTGTGagatttttgatattgacCCCAAAGATGTTGATATTCTAATGGGTACCTTTACTAAGTCATTTGGTGCTGCTGGTGGTTACATAGCTGCTGACCAAGCTATTATTGATGGACTGAGATTGAATTCAACCACTGTAAGCTATAGTGAGTCAATGCCAGCTCCTGTTCTGGCTCAAactatttcttcattgcAAACAATCAGTGGTGAAATGTGTCCAGGACAGGGGACTGAAAGATTACAACGTATTGCTTTCAACTCCCGTTATCTACGTTTGGCCTTGCAAAGGCTGGGATTCATTGTCTATGGTGTGGCTGACTCCCCAGTTATCCCACTTTTATTGTATTGTCCTTCAAAGATGCCTGCCTTTTCCAGAATGATGCTACAAAGAAGGATTGCAGTCGTTGTTGTTGCATACCCCGCCACTCCATTGATTGAGTCAAGAGTTAGATTTTGTATGTCGGCATCTTTGACTAAAGAAGATATCGATTATTTGTTGCGTCATGTTAATGAGGTCGGTGACAAATTAAATCTGAAGTCAAATTCAGGTAAGTCCAGTTATGACGGTAAACGTCAAAGATGGGACATTGAAGAAGTCATCAAAAGGACGCCTCACGATTGTAAGGAGGACAAATATTTTGTCAACTAA
- the AIM7 gene encoding Aim7p (similar to Saccharomyces cerevisiae AIM7 (YDR063W); ancestral locus Anc_8.178) translates to MSNLYKIGSETKNTIKKFRTSTARANSIKALSIKIEPKPSYEIVIDEDEQEELDVMEDLTELAEILPDNSPRFLLTAYPMTTKDGIKQTPLVLIYWKPMTVVSQEWKMLYAGALEMIRNECGTFKLLEVSSGLEDDSDVDELREQLKSC, encoded by the coding sequence ATGTCAAACCTCTACAAAATTGGAAGTGagacaaaaaatacaattaAAAAGTTTCGTACATCCACAGCAAGAGCTAACTCGATAAAAGCTCTATCAATTAAGATCGAACCAAAACCGTCCTATGAAATagttattgatgaagacgaacaagaagaactaGATGTAATGGAAGATCTAACAGAATTAGCGGAGATCTTGCCTGATAATTCACCTCGGTTTCTCCTTACCGCATATCCAATGACAACAAAAGATGGGATCAAACAGACCCCTTTAGTTCTAATTTATTGGAAGCCAATGACAGTTGTGTCACAAGAATGGAAGATGCTTTATGCTGGAGCTTTGGAAATGATTAGAAACGAGTGTGGTACTTTCAAATTGTTAGAAGTTTCTTCGGGCCTAGAAGACGACTCTGACGTTGATGAATTACGAGAGCAATTAAAAAGTTGTTAG
- the RPS13 gene encoding 40S ribosomal protein uS15 (similar to Saccharomyces cerevisiae RPS13 (YDR064W); ancestral locus Anc_8.179): MGRMHSAGKGISSSAIPYSRNAPAWFKLSSESVIEQIVKYARKGLTPSQIGVLLRDAHGVTQSRVITGNKIMRILKSNGLAPEIPEDLYYLIKKAVSVRKHLERNRKDKDAKFRLILIESRIHRLARYYRTVAVLPPNWKYESATASALVN, translated from the exons ATGGGTCGTATGCACAGTGCC GGTAAAggtatttcttcttctgctaTTCCATACTCTAGAAATGCTCCAGCTTGGTTCAAGTTGTCCTCTGAGTCTGTCATTGAACAAATTGTCAAGTACGCCAGAAAAGGTTTGACTCCATCTCAAATCGGTGTCTTGTTGAGAGATGCTCACGGTGTTACCCAATCCCGTGTCATCACTGGTAACAAGATCATGAGAATCTTGAAGTCCAACGGTTTGGCTCCAGAAATCCCAGAAGATTTGTACTACTTGATCAAGAAGGCTGTTTCCGTCAGAAAgcatttggaaagaaacagaaaggACAAGGATGCCAAGTTCAGATTGATTTTGATCGAATCTAGAATTCACAGATTGGCTAGATACTACAGGACCGTCGCTGTCTTGCCACCAAACTGGAAGTACGAGTCCGCTACTGCCTCTGCTTTGGTTAACTAG
- the RRG1 gene encoding Rrg1p (similar to Saccharomyces cerevisiae RRG1 (YDR065W); ancestral locus Anc_8.180), protein MAQNFGRIPSHKYYVLSLYRIVLRNIPKRCCSYAFQYEIKKNLSRQLTKHKHDKSSWSVYILLDKFKLLNSYLSEGKLQEIKNLIKPLRKTSKQLKTTKILGTLTDLGDNTVQSPEEVRNLHILETYIKQKQDLGLLPIYVPKTYKINLLLPLALNDHACVNLYNIQQKLEKGSPSARMSYTKEGRNQIWFVRSPVNKGKRQSKKLGVLIRQERKDSQKNVDNLNFCEANVTWALHEAIWEEYLESKRIIKINLTKYLDYNINRSNKTTKYNPVSQIQKINEWVDPVREVMFNLQSKSFQKVEYFANYKDKLLKKGGQLAYFDKISKEMYFKRVKSFETMCEEALPHVTPFIMKRDLPNVLTKYGFKQASR, encoded by the coding sequence ATGGctcaaaattttgggaGGATCCCTTCACATAAGTATTATGTGCTAAGCCTATATCGTATTGTTCTCAGAAACATTCCAAAACGTTGTTGCTCATACGCATTTCAATatgaaataaagaaaaacctTTCGAGACAGTTGACCAAACACAAACATGACAAATCTAGTTGGAGTGTTTATATTCTACTTGATAAATTTAAGCTGTTGAATAGCTATCTTTCGGAGGGTAAATTGCAGGAAATTAAAAACTTAATTAAACCGCTGAGGAAGACATCGAaacaattgaaaacaacaaagaTCCTTGGTACTTTGACCGACCTGGGAGATAATACGGTTCAAAGTCCGGAGGAAGTAAGAAACCTTCATATATTAGAGACTTATATTAAACAAAAGCAAGATTTAGGCCTTTTACCTATCTATGTACCAAAAACGTACAAGATCAATCTCCTATTACCATTAGCATTGAATGACCACGCATGTGTGAACTTGTACAACATTCAGcaaaaactggaaaaaggTTCCCCCTCTGCTAGAATGTCGTAtacaaaagaaggaagaaatcaaatatGGTTTGTTCGATCACCTGTTAATAAGGGCAAAAGACAATCCAAAAAACTGGGGGTCTTGATACGAcaagaaaggaaagattctcaaaaaaatgtcgaCAATCTCAATTTTTGTGAAGCAAATGTTACTTGGGCATTACATGAGGCTATTTGGGAGGAATATTTAGAGTCCAAGAGGATAATTAAGATAAACTTGACAAAGTACTTGGATTACAATATAAATAGGTCAAACAAAACGACTAAATATAATCCAGTAAgccaaattcaaaaaattaatgAGTGGGTAGATCCCGTGAGGGAAGTAATGTTCAACTTGCAGTCtaaaagttttcaaaaagtggAGTACTTTGCCAATTATAAGGACAAGCTTTTAAAAAAGGGCGGTCAATTGGCctattttgataaaatatcAAAGGAGATGTATTTCAAACGGGTGAAGTCTTTTGAAACGATGTGCGAAGAAGCATTACCGCACGTTACACCATTTATAATGAAGAGAGACTTGCCAAATGTTCTGACTAAGTACGGTTTCAAGCAAGCAAGCAGGTAA
- the OCA6 gene encoding protein-tyrosine-phosphatase (similar to Saccharomyces cerevisiae OCA6 (YDR067C); ancestral locus Anc_8.186): MSLVTPLQFSTVQPNLYRGSYPREINLSFLRTLRLKYILSLTPEPLSNDPVMAKFCEENNVKTIHIQCQNERKTDKTKPKIKRKKKAVPIEYDVVVRCVKFLIDRRHYPCYMHCTNGELIISLVVACMRKFSYWSTVSILNEFLVYNSSINIHERNFIENFNSEIEVDNLDIKDKVPWITVRYIPRASTESKDEVLTENSNKSEKIARVSSVSSTLPKLQFHSM; encoded by the coding sequence ATGTCACTGGTGACTCCGTTGCAGTTTTCTACAGTCCAGCCAAACTTATATAGAGGATCCTATCCACGAGAGATCAATCTCTCATTTTTGAGAACCCTTAGATTGAAATACATACTCTCATTGACACCAGAACCTTTAAGTAATGATCCGGTAATGGCAAAATTTTGCGAAGAAAACAACGTCAAGACGATCCATATACAATGTCAAAATGAGAGGAAGACAGACAAGACTAAACCGAAGATtaagaggaaaaagaaggcaGTTCCCATTGAATACGACGTCGTGGTACGATGTGTTAAATTTTTGATCGATAGGAGACATTATCCCTGTTATATGCACTGTACTAATGGCGAATTGATAATATCTCTTGTTGTTGCATGCATGAGAAAGTTCTCATACTGGAGTACAGTGTCTATATTAAATGAGTTTTTGGTATATAATTCCAGTATCAATATtcatgaaagaaattttatcGAGAATTTTAACTCCGAAATCGAAGTAGATAATCTAGATATAAAGGACAAAGTTCCTTGGATTACCGTACGATATATTCCGCGGGCATCAACAGAATCGAAAGATGAGGTGCTTACCGAAAACTCTAACAAATCTGAAAAGATAGCAAGAGTAAGTAGTGTATCAAGTACGTTGCCAAAATTGCAGTTTCACAGTATGTaa
- the DOS2 gene encoding Dos2p (similar to Saccharomyces cerevisiae DOS2 (YDR068W); ancestral locus Anc_8.187), translating to MDFFYEEQVANLEDSYSNNPHTKEAEPAEHNENGELQSRDDKTNEAFQMLEEEVNKQYEKTTSVFKKLVVEKDDGIEINLPISNETTEAAQKYLKKLDENIHNVENLAQSYWSKMKTKTFWSGFGSVNNTINNNSVDIGQDLKEKEIAVGGNRTEAELRTLTKDESIYLDNKMDLKEESFDVDEKTDEICLILQNDKDISKLMNDIVPHQISYKDFWHIYFLQRNRILDKETKRKEILSKKEKEAGEEEVNWDDEDEEIEGEAGARRENETKVEEPKREIEQVNNNETYGDENDDDDDDWE from the coding sequence atggattttttttacgaAGAACAAGTAGCTAACCTTGAAGACAgttattcaaataatcCTCATACGAAGGAAGCTGAGCCAGCGGAACATAACGAGAATGGCGAACTCCAGAGCCGAGATGACAAAACAAATGAGGCCTTCCAGATGctagaagaagaagtaaaTAAGCAATACGAAAAGACTACGAGTGTATTTAAAAAGTTGGTTGTCGAAAAAGATGATGGCATTGAAATCAACTTACCTATTAGTAATGAAACAACAGAAGCTGCTCAAAAGTATTTAAAAAAGCTAGACGAGAATATTCACAACGTGGAGAATTTAGCTCAGTCATACTGGAGCAAAATGAAGACCAAGACTTTCTGGTCCGGTTTTGGTAGCGTCAATAATACCATAAACAATAACTCTGTTGACATTGGTCAGGAtttaaaagagaaagagattGCTGTGGGTGGGAATAGAACAGAAGCTGAGCTAAGGACATTAACAAAGGATGAGTCGATTTACTTAGACAACAAGATGGATTTGAAAGAGGAGTCATTTGATGTAGATGAAAAAACCGACGAAATATGTCTTATTTTACAGAATGATAAGGATATTTCCAAATTAATGAACGACATTGTGCCTCATCAAATCAGTTATAAAGATTTCTGGcatatatatttcttaCAAAGAAACAGGATTTTAGATAAAGAAActaaaagaaaggaaattttgtctaagaaggaaaaggaggCGGGAGAGGAGGAAGTCAACTgggatgatgaagatgaggaaaTAGAAGGAGAGGCCGGCGCCAGACgtgaaaatgaaaccaAAGTTGAAGAGCCAAAAAGGGAAATAGAACAAGTTAACAACAATGAAACCTATGGCGACGAGaacgatgacgatgatgatgactGGGAATGA
- the DOA4 gene encoding ubiquitin-specific protease DOA4 (similar to Saccharomyces cerevisiae DOA4 (YDR069C) and UBP5 (YER144C); ancestral locus Anc_8.188) — MEQNIISTINDENIRQRSQYLTIAQLTAIAENKINEFIMNGKSKDRDLSSLLDKCIDILSDYKKYSKDIKDIISCRNKGAISSSNYDITIQLNYVYYKIIHIIVTTKIPHLDEFAKVKLRKNSHSDGNSNSNNNEFQLMNIYNTLLQTLLKDENITKIKNFIKSSVQQTKLHHDQEECNLMQSGSYITPDQLNSLIISSTSSSSSQMETLLIDIRSRLEFDKSHIASKNIICLEPISFKISYSDHDLEKKSLITSPNNEIKLFQSRNLFKFIILYTDSNEYNIKQQSALLDILLNHSFEKPISSDFTKVFILKSGFPSWLNSNHGKQISSTFPSKHNIKDDSVYVNGNTSGLSLQHLPKMSPSISHSMDDSMKEMLVSPIPINHLQQQQQQLQTDSNFALKRSSSFKKLFSNYTSPSPKNSNLYSISSLSISNSPSPLPLSSPNPMKNDSFPVNYPETPHLWKNNEIDSITNQIELLNHNSFTHITPINTRAITSPSRTATPKLQRFPQTISMNLNMNSNSHDSATSTIQPSFLSLSNNSSLDHINASPTSSAHNYDLDFAVGLENLGNSCYMNCIIQCILGTHELTQIFLDDSYAKHININSKLGSKGILAKYFARLVHMMYKEQVDASKKISISPIKFKLACGSVNSLFKTASQQDCQEFCQFLLDGLHEDLNQCGSNPPLKELSQEAEARREKLSLRIASSIEWERFLTTDFSVIVDLFQGQYASRLKCKICGHTSTTYQPFTVLSIPIPRKVPQNEITIEDCFKEFTKCENLEVDEQWLCPHCKKRQPSTKQLTVTRLPRNLIIHLKRFDNLLNKNNDFVKYPFLLDLTPFWANDFDGVFPPGVNDDELPVRGQIPPFKYELYGVACHFGTLYGGHYTAYVKKGLRKGWLYFDDTKFKPVKNKTDVTNSNAYVLFYHRVYGV; from the coding sequence ATGGAACAGAATATTATTAGCACTataaatgatgaaaatattcGCCAGCGGTCGCAATACCTTACAATTGCCCAACTAACCGCTATTGCGGAGAATAAAATCAACGAGTTCATCATGAATGGTAAGAGCAAAGATCGAGATTTGAGCAGCCTTCTAGACAAGTGTATCGACATCTTATCCgattacaaaaaatactcGAAAGATATCAAAGATATTATATCCTGCCGAAATAAGGGTGCGATAAGTAGTTCGAATTATGATATCACTATACAACTAAATTACGTTTACTACAAGATCATTCATATTATTGTAACCACGAAGATTCCTCATCTAGATGAATTCGCAAAGGTCAAGTTGCGTAAGAACTCGCATAGTGATGGCAATAGTAATAGCAACAATAATGAATTCCAACTGATGAATATATACAACACCTTACTACAGACCTTActgaaagatgaaaatatcaCAAAGATTAAAAACTTCATAAAGTCTTCCGTACAGCAGACAAAACTGCACCACGACCAAGAAGAATGTAACTTGATGCAATCGGGTTCCTATATCACACCCGACCAATTAAATTCATTAATAATTTCGTCGACCagttcttcttcgtctcAAATGGAAACCCTATTGATAGATATACGATCAAGGTTGGAATTCGACAAGTCCCATATTGCTTCGAAAAACATTATCTGCCTGGAGCctatttctttcaaaatatcgTACTCTGATCACGatttagagaaaaaatcattaatTACATCTCCCAACAATGAAATTAAACTATTCCAAAGTAGAaaccttttcaaatttatcattCTCTACACGGACTCGAACGAATATAACATCAAGCAACAATCCGCCTTATTAGATATTCTATTGAATCattcctttgaaaaaccaATATCCAGCGACTTCACTAAAGTTTTTATCTTGAAATCTGGTTTTCCAAGTTGGCTAAATTCAAATCACGGGAAGCAAATATCCTCAACTTTCCCATCAAAACACAATATCAAGGATGATAGTGTTTATGTTAACGGTAACACCTCCGGTCTGAGTTTACAACATTTGCCCAAGATGTCCCCCAGTATAAGCCATTCAATGGACGACTCCATGAAAGAAATGCTGGTCTCGCCTATTCCAATAAACCATCttcaacaacagcaacaacaactaCAAACAGACAGTAATTTTGCACTAAAAAGATCCTCAAGTTTTAAGAAATTGTTTTCCAACTATACGTCACCTAGTCCgaagaattcaaatttataTTCCATATCTTCATTATCGATATCTAACTCACCATCTCCTTTACCCCTATCTTCGCCCAatccaatgaaaaatgattcTTTCCCTGTTAATTATCCAGAAACGCCACATCTCTGGAAAAACAACGAGATAGATTCTATAACAAATCAAATAGAGCTATTGAATCACAACTCTTTCACGCATATAACACCCATCAATACTAGAGCCATCACTTCTCCATCAAGAACCGCAACACCAAAATTGCAACGTTTTCCACAAACAATCAGCATGAACTTGAATATGAATTCTAATAGCCACGACTCTGCCACCTCTACTATTCAACCTTCGTTTCTCTCCTTGTCCAACAATAGCTCTTTAGACCACATTAATGCTTCGCCAACTTCTTCCGCTCACAATTATGATCTTGATTTCGCGGTTGGCTTAGAGAACCTGGGAAATTCGTGTTACATGAACTGCATAATTCAGTGTATTTTAGGTACCCACGAACTAACACAAATATTTTTGGACGATTCATACGCTAAACATATTAATATCAATAGCAAGCTGGGATCGAAGGGTATCCTAGCGAAATATTTTGCGAGGTTGGTTCATATGATGTATAAGGAACAGGTTGATGCTTCGAAGAAGATATCTATATCCCCGATAAAGTTTAAATTGGCATGTGGATCGGTTAACTCGTTATTCAAGACTGCGTCCCAACAAGATTGCCAAGAGTTCTGTCAGTTCCTTCTGGATGGGCTGCATGAGGATTTGAACCAATGCGGTTCGAATCCACCATTGAAGGAACTCTCTCAAGAAGCTGAAgcaagaagagaaaaattatccCTAAGAATTGCGTCGTCGATAGAGTGGGAGCGTTTCTTAACTACCGATTTCAGCGTCATTGTCGACCTGTTTCAAGGTCAATACGCGTCGCGACTAAAATGTAAGATTTGCGGCCATACCTCGACAACGTATCAACCCTTCACAGTGCTCTCAATTCCTATACCCAGAAAAGTTCCCCAAAACGAAATTACCATCGAGGATTGTTTTAAAGAATTTACAAAATGTGAAAACTTGGAGGTAGACGAACAATGGTTGTGCCCACACTGTAAAAAAAGACAACCTTCCACAAAACAATTGACGGTAACAAGATTGCCGAGAAATCTGATTATTCATCTAAAAAGATTCGATAActtattgaataaaaataacGATTTTGTCAAATATCCGTTCTTGTTGGATTTAACCCCGTTTTGGgctaatgattttgatggTGTATTTCCTCCAGGCGtcaatgatgatgaattacCAGTAAGGGGACAAATACCACCGTTCAAGTACGAGTTATATGGCGTGGCATGCCATTTCGGTACTTTGTACGGGGGTCATTATACAGCCTATGTGAAAAAGGGATTAAGGAAAGGATGGTTATATTTTGATGATACCAAATTTAAACCTgttaaaaacaaaactgATGTTACTAATTCTAATGCATATGTTTTGTTTTATCACCGTGTCTACGGTGTTTAA
- the FMP16 gene encoding Fmp16p (similar to Saccharomyces cerevisiae FMP16 (YDR070C); ancestral locus Anc_8.189) — protein sequence MLRATVLRTPRQLIYKSPRAAFSVAARASLPHLKDNQDAAEKKEQSLFDSNKKKLNSLEHDKNPDYKQPGMEDLQKKGDDARIEQNRPDDGVY from the coding sequence atgcTAAGAGCCACTGTTTTACGTACTCCAAGACAACTGATCTACAAGTCACCAAGGGCGGCTTTCTCCGTCGCCGCCAGAGCTTCCCTTCCTCACTTGAAGGATAACCAAGACGCGgctgaaaagaaggaacAGAGTTTGTTCGACAGcaataagaagaaactgaatAGCTTGGAGCATGATAAGAATCCCGACTACAAACAACCTGGAATGGAAGACTTACAAAAGAAGGGTGATGATGCGAGAATCGAACAAAACAGACCAGATGATGGTGTTTATTGA